One part of the Arabidopsis thaliana chromosome 4, partial sequence genome encodes these proteins:
- a CDS encoding Leucine-rich repeat protein kinase family protein (Leucine-rich repeat protein kinase family protein; FUNCTIONS IN: protein serine/threonine kinase activity, kinase activity, ATP binding; INVOLVED IN: transmembrane receptor protein tyrosine kinase signaling pathway, protein amino acid phosphorylation; LOCATED IN: endomembrane system; EXPRESSED IN: shoot apex, embryo, leaf whorl, sepal, flower; EXPRESSED DURING: petal differentiation and expansion stage, D bilateral stage; CONTAINS InterPro DOMAIN/s: Protein kinase, catalytic domain (InterPro:IPR000719), Serine/threonine-protein kinase domain (InterPro:IPR002290), Leucine-rich repeat-containing N-terminal domain, type 2 (InterPro:IPR013210), Tyrosine-protein kinase, catalytic domain (InterPro:IPR020635), Serine/threonine-protein kinase-like domain (InterPro:IPR017442), Protein kinase-like domain (InterPro:IPR011009); BEST Arabidopsis thaliana protein match is: Leucine-rich repeat protein kinase family protein (TAIR:AT5G35390.1); Has 30201 Blast hits to 17322 proteins in 780 species: Archae - 12; Bacteria - 1396; Metazoa - 17338; Fungi - 3422; Plants - 5037; Viruses - 0; Other Eukaryotes - 2996 (source: NCBI BLink).) — MTRDDKFPIVYSLLLIVLLFVSPIYGDGDADALLKFKSSLVNASSLGGWDSGEPPCSGDKGSDSKWKGVMCSNGSVFALRLENMSLSGELDVQALGSIRGLKSISFMRNHFEGKIPRGIDGLVSLAHLYLAHNQFTGEIDGDLFSGMKALLKVHLEGNRFSGEIPESLGKLPKLTELNLEDNMFTGKIPAFKQKNLVTVNVANNQLEGRIPLTLGLMNITFFSGNKGLCGAPLLPCRYTRPPFFTVFLLALTILAVVVLITVFLSVCILSRRQGKGQDQIQNHGVGHFHGQVYGQPEQQQHSEKSSQDSKVYRKLANETVQRDSTATSGAISVGGLSPDEDKRGDQRKLHFVRNDQERFTLQDMLRASAEVLGSGGFGSSYKAALSSGRAVVVKRFRFMSNIGREEFYDHMKKIGRLSHPNLLPLIAFYYRKEEKLLVTNYISNGSLANLLHANRTPGQVVLDWPIRLKIVRGVTRGLAYLYRVFPDLNLPHGHLKSSNVLLDPNFEPLLTDYALVPVVNRDQSQQFMVAYKAPEFTQQDRTSRRSDVWSLGILILEILTGKFPANYLRQGKGADDELAAWVESVARTEWTADVFDKEMKAGKEHEAQMLKLLKIGLRCCDWDIEKRIELHEAVDRIEEVDRDAGGGQESVRSSYVTASDGDHRSSRAMTEEFSLM, encoded by the exons ATGACCCGTGATGACAAATTCCCGATCGTATACTCTCTGTTATTGATCGTCTTGCTCTTCGTTTCTCCTATCTACGGCGACGGTGATGCTGATGCTCTATTGAAGTTCAAGTCATCTCTCGTGAACGCCAGCTCGCTCGGTGGATGGGACTCTGGTGAGCCTCCTTGCTCCGGTGATAAAGGAAGTGACTCGAAATGGAAAGGAGTGATGTGTTCAAACGGCTCCGTTTTCGCTCTCCGTCTAGAGAACATGAGCCTCTCCGGTGAGCTTGATGTTCAAGCGCTCGGGTCCATCCGCGGTCTCAAGAGTATCAGCTTTATGCGTAACCATTTCGAGGGAAAGATCCCTCGTGGAATCGACGGGCTTGTTTCGTTGGCGCATCTTTACCTTGCGCATAACCAGTTTACCGGTGAGATAGACGGTGATTTGTTCTCCGGGATGAAGGCTCTTCTGAAGGTTCATCTTGAAGGAAACCGGTTTTCCGGTGAGATTCCGGAGTCGTTAGGGAAATTGCCGAAGCTTACTGAGCTGAATCTTGAGGATAATATGTTCACCGGGAAAATACCGGCGTTTAAACAGAAGAATCTCGTCACCGTTAACGTTGCTAACAATCAGTTAGAGGGTCGAATTCCGTTAACTCTCGGCCTTATGAACATCACTTTCTTCTCAG GTAACAAGGGGCTGTGTGGAGCGCCATTGCTTCCGTGCAGATACACTCGTCCGCCGTTCTTCACCGTGTTTCTCCTTGCCCTCACCATCCTCGCCGTCGTAGTGCTCATTACCGTCTTTCTTTCCGTTTGCATTCTCAGCCGCCGTCAAGGCAAAGGACAagaccaaatccaaaaccacGGCGTCGGCCATTTTCACGGACAAGTCTACGGACAACCcgagcaacaacaacacagtGAAAAGAGCTCACAGGACTCCAAGGTCTACAGAAAACTAGCTAATGAAACTGTGCAGCGAGATTCAACAGCAACATCAGGAGCTATATCCGTGGGAGGTCTCTCTCCAGATGAAGACAAACGAGGAGATCAACGGAAGCTACATTTCGTTAGGAATGATCAGGAGAGGTTCACGCTTCAGGATATGCTCCGTGCATCGGCGGAGGTTCTCGGAAGCGGCGGATTTGGATCTTCGTACAAAGCGGCTTTATCGAGTGGTCGTGCGGTGGTTGTGAAACGGTTTAGGTTTATGAGTAATATCGGGAGAGAAGAGTTTTACGATCATATGAAGAAGATCGGACGATTGTCTCACCCTAATCTCCTTCCGTTGATTGCATTCTATtacagaaaagaagagaagcttctcGTTACCAATTACATTTCCAATGGAAGCCTCGCTAATCTCCTCCATG CTAACCGAACACCAGGTCAAGTGGTTTTGGATTGGCCGATTCGATTGAAGATTGTAAGAGGAGTTACGAGAGGATTGGCTTATCTCTATAGAGTGTTCCCTGATTTGAATCTTCCTCATGGCCATCTCAAGTCTTCCAATGTGTTGCTTGATCCTAACTTCGAGCCTCTACTTACGGACTACGCTCTTGTCCCGGTTGTTAACAGAGATCAATCACAGCAGTTCATGGTGGCTTACAAGGCACCTGAGTTCACTCAGCAGGATAGGACTTCGAGAAGATCAGATGTGTGGAGCCTGGGAATCTTGATTCTTGAGATTCTGACAGGGAAGTTTCCGGCGAATTATCTCAGGCAAGGGAAAGGAGCTGATGATGAGTTAGCTGCTTGGGTTGAGTCTGTAGCGAGAACCGAGTGGACTGCTGATGTGTTTGATAAGGAGATGAAAGCAGGGAAAGAGCACGAAGCACAAATGTTGAAGCTGCTTAAGATCGGGTTGAGATGTTGTGATTGGGATATTGAGAAGAGAATTGAGCTTCATGAGGCTGTTGATCGAATAGAAGAGGTTGATAGAGATGCTGGTGGAGGTCAAGAGAGTGTTCGATCTTCATACGTGACTGCTAGTGATGGTGATCATCGTTCTTCAAGAGCTATGACTGAGGAGTTCTCACTCATGTAA
- a CDS encoding uncharacterized protein (unknown protein; Has 2 Blast hits to 2 proteins in 1 species: Archae - 0; Bacteria - 0; Metazoa - 0; Fungi - 0; Plants - 2; Viruses - 0; Other Eukaryotes - 0 (source: NCBI BLink).) → MMGLKSKVPGGRNSLESFLIASKAAGSIIRSLYPDKVKSEIPIQDIRSCGGVLASVQTPNIFSV, encoded by the coding sequence ATGATGGGCTTGAAGTCAAAAGTACCTGGAGGAAGAAACTCCTTGGAGAGCTTCCTCATTGCCTCCAAAGCAGCCGGTTCTATCATTCGTAGCTTATACCCAGACAAAGTTAAGTCTGAAATTCCAATTCAAGATATCCGATCTTGCGGTGGTGTTCTCGCTTCCGTCCAGActccaaatatattttctgtCTGA